Within Montipora foliosa isolate CH-2021 chromosome 3, ASM3666993v2, whole genome shotgun sequence, the genomic segment ATTCGTACTTTATTTGGCTTGTTGCAATTGGTCACTGCGAAATGCGGAAGGTACCAAGTTCTAGAGCCAGTTATAGAAGCCTCTTCTGTCGTTAACTTCCGCGCATGACCCTCAGCTATGTAGTCGTTCATCGTTGCGCGATATTTCCTTTCAAGGCTAGGGTCTTTACGGAACTTCCTCTTCAAACTCTGCAACCTCTTTTCAGCCTCCTTGCGGTTGTTTGGCAGTTCAACATCGTCCTTCCGCCACAACAGTCCGGTCTCGTAATGACCGTCAGTCAGTCTCGTGGTCTTCTCGAGAATGTCTACTGCGCGGATATCCTCTCTAGATAAATAGTGGTTTTGACGTCTAGGCACCGGCTCCTCAATTATAGGTTTACACGAAGGCTTCGCTCCAAATCCTTCTATCTTCCAAAAATTCTCAACTTGTTCGTGCAATTTTCTCTCGCAAGATGTGAAGTGGACATTGACTTCGCTGTAATTTGGTGAGCCCAGAATTGTTCCCGTGATCACCCAGCCCAATGGGCCTCGCTGAGCTTGCAACTGGCTACCAGGTCTATTTGACTTTCGCACTTCGAGGACTTCATGCGCTTCACCCACGTCCTTTCCAATCAGCACTGATACTTTCTTTATCTTTACGTCTGGCACATCAATGTCCAGTAGGTGGGGGTGCGATCTTCTGTCAATATCTTCAGGTAGACATCTCTCTTTGACATTGAATTTCTCCGAGACCAGGCCCTCTTCAACATTAAGCGTTTCACCTTCTCCGCTCGCAGATTGCAATTTAAATTCCACCACTTCAAACTCTTCATCTTCTTGCTGCATCAAGGTGCTAACAGATATAAACTCCTTATGACCTTTCAGCCCTAATTCTTTAGCAACATCTCCACTAATCACGGTTCCACGGGAAGCGTTGTCTAACAGCCCGTAAGTGGTGACAGACCTTCCGCCAGGTGATGTGATTTTCACTGGTATAACATGCAGAAGCACAGTTTTTGTTGAGCCTGGCTGTGTGACGGTAGCATATTGCGCTGTATGTCTGATTCCTGAAGGTCCTTGATCACCAGGAACTTCGGCATGCGGGTCTGTCACTGCCGCATTCGGTTCTTCTGTACTAGCTTGATTGAGTCTGTCATTGTCTCTCCTTGTATTTGGGGGGTTATGGAGTAACTTATGGTGCCGTTTGTCGCTCCCACAAGGGCAGAATTTCGGCGATTCACACCTTCCTCGAAGGTGTCCAACTCTCAAACAAACATGACACAACCGGTTAACTTTCACAATGTCCCATCTGCTCTGCAAATCCTTCTTCTGAAACTCGAGGCATGAAGATAGTTCGTGAGATCCGGGGCAACATAAACAACTCCTATTAGCGGGTGTGATGCTGTTTCGTCCTTCGCTGAGCAATTTTCGGCCAGTGGTCTTTCCTTTAACATCGGTAGCAAAGGATGAAGTGTGCCTTGTGGGCTCGGGGATGAATGACCTGTTGTTGACTTTCAATGACTTTGTTCTGTTTCCCTTGACCTCCGAACTTGCGACTAAcgaaacaccagcaaaaccagGGTCGTTTTTGATGGCAGCTTGTCGCTTCACAAATTGAGCTAAATCCTTTAACTTTGGGTTCTGTCCCTTTTCTCTGTTAGAGTACGATACATCTGCCCATTTGTTGATGATGTAATCTGGCAGTCGTGCTACGATCATCTTCATATTTGAAGTGGTACTTGCCTCATGTTCATACTCTCCTTCCAGTCTTCGTGAGGCACACTGCAGTTCTTCAGCAAAATTACGCAAACCCTTGAAGTCTCTGTTTCCTAATTTTGGTCCTGTGGTAAGCATATTAATACACGCTGCAGCAACTGCGGCTGGTTGGCCATAGCGCTCCTCCAGGGTTGCTATAATGTCGTCATAGGAACACCCCACAGATCTTTCAACCACCTCATAAGCCTCTCCGGACACAAATTTGGGGAGAAATTCAATCCGTTGGGCATCCGACAATAGTCCATCTTCGAGGTTATCTCGAATTCTTCTCCTGAAAATCGGAAAATCCGCTGCATTTCCACTAAACTTGACAGGCTGCATAGCTTGCAACGTGGTCACCTTCAAAAGAATAGCCTGAGGATTTTTACACGGATTCATCCGTTCCTTTTCATGCAGGCAATTCTCATTTTCACCGTTATCATCTCCATTTGCGATAAAGTTCTCCTTTCTTTGGATATGGGAAGGATCTCTGGAATGAGGACTGGTAATTTCTTCACTATACTTCTTTAACTGAGGTGTGAGTTCGCTATGATTCAATCTATCTTCTGGAGTGTCCTGGTGGCAGCGTGCTACccaagttgctgtttgttgactCCTAGTGATGGGAGGCTCAAATTCAATCTTATCATCGGTCTCACTTTGCAAACTTAGGGCACACGAGACTGCATCACCTTCCTCTTCAACAAGAAGAGCGATTTCTCTAGCTTCCAACTGAGCTTTAAATACCATTTCCTTtgctgttttctgtttttgcatctcaatgtcaatctttttcttttccatttcagCTTCATAATTTGCTAACTCAAGTGCCTGTTGGGCCTTAAGCCTGTTCAACTCTACACTTCTCTTCAGTTCCTTTAATCGGGAAGATTTTGAGGATCTCGAGATGCTTGAGCCAGTCGAAGTTATCGATGATAATTTAGGTTGTTCTACACGAGACTTTGAACTCTTATTTGACGTGCAATACGCGAGGGGAGACAATCTTTCTTCGGCTGCTTTGACATATCGAGAATAGTCCTCATAAACCTTAACATAGTTGGACTCAACCCGCCCAAATTCTTGAACAGACAACTCCTTGCACAAGTAATTCTGGTACTGATCATTGTAGCGTTCCCATGCATGCTCAAGGTTCTTCACACTTTCACGAATTCCTTCAGCTTTCCCCCATTCGGAGAGACATGTTTTCAACTGACTTATGCATGTACTTACTCGTGACAAATAGCCGCTAAGCGAACGCCTTAATCTGTGAATTTCTTCCGCTTCTACCTCTTCACGATTGTTCGGATTTGGCTTCCTTGTTCTAACGGAACGAGTCGCCGGCACTTCGGAAgatatttcaacattttccgcGTCGTCCTCCTCGCCTCCACACAACTCCATGTCGCTTTTTTCGCCTTCTTTGCTCTCCATATCGAATGAGATGTAGTCACTCCTGCAATTCTCTCAATCCCGGCTCCGTGAATATCGAGATTCGACAACAGTTTCACGTACACAGGTTCTACTGGTTTCTCTGCCTTTATTCCGATCTcacaagttgttgttgtagttgtagATTCGCTGCAACAGATACGAGTGTATCTTATGAAAGCTGTCAAAAATAGGTCTCAAAAACGACGAGTGCGAAAATTCTACAAAACTTACATATGTTGACGAGTCCGGGTAGAAGTCAATCAAAAACGACATAGTCCATATTTTTCGTTCGATGCAAAGAAtattcaaacattttcaaaactaAACATGTCCGACTCTTCGAGCACATGGCATATGACCCAGAAGTATCATGGGAGATGACGTGTACTCGAGTTCCGGTTCAGAAAGCAGTTCCGGTGACAACATGAGTATAATCAAATTCATAGAGTCTCAATGACCATGGACAGTTTGATATGTAGATCTCGTGAGAGTCTCTATAATGGTGTAGTTTGAATGTCACTGGACTGCTGCGTGTGGGTTTTTGCGGACAAAAATGTACCTTAACGTTTGTTAGCCTTATGAAGACGATTGCGTGTATGACAGTTCTGAAGGTTGTTGATGACTCCACTTATTGTAGTCGCTTAGTTATGGATTGCTTGCAAGGCTATGAGCATGATTTTCATTCAAGACAATTCAAAGAAACTTTCTCCCCACAGAGAGAGGCTGCAAATGCAATAAGTAGTATTTATCTGACTGTGCGGTGGCAAGCACTTCATTTTAACTATCAAATCCCGAAGGAACATCAACGGGAAATCCCGCCACGTTCCAGATGTTTTGCAACTCTTACCTTAGAATACGTTTTTAACCGTGGTCTATGTTAGAGAATCATTATGAAGACAACTTAACGCCAATCATTCAATAAAACAACGGTTAACAGGGAAGACGcaatgaaaacaatagatggtcaTTGTTTTTTCTAAGACTTGCACGTTATTCgttgttaaccgttgaaatgaCTACATTTTCTTCTGTTAATCGTGCCAACTGTCTTAAATCATCGTTTTGAGTTCATTCTGTtgtgaaattgcaaacaatgaaggTGATTCCACCTAAAATGGAGACAATTATGTTatttattgtttaaattgtgTTACACGCATTCAATGTAACGCAGGCATGTCTGCGTGACcaacttgaaaaagttctcTGTTTCTCTCAAGGACACAACACATATGATTTACAGTTGGTATTGGGTACGTTCCTTGATTTTTTAAATACAATCGCGTCAATACGCTCTGTCATAGATGCATATGCATTTAAACTTCGTATGATGACTCCTTGTTGCCGAATACTCAGCTTACTTGGACGTCCTCTAGTTTGTTTCTCTCTTTCCTCAAAAGGCGTTTTTTAATTCTATAAACGGACGATTTCAAAACGTTGCACTTTTCAATGATCTTCCGCGTTAAAAATTCCCTTATTGCTTGCTAAGAAGGCAATACATGTCGTTTTTTCTGGCTCTATAATGTCAATAAAAACCATGCTGGTCACTTGCTACTTGTTGATTAAGCACTGTTCGCCATTGTTAAGTCCCAATGGCTTTCATTACATATGTGATCTCATGATTGAAAACGACAATAGCTCAAGTTAAGCAGAATGTAATGCCGTAACTTTTGGTACACAGGATTATTTGGGCCAATGAGTCTGCTGtaaatttttctcattttggtatatttacaatcttggacaaaactcggtGGGAAAATGTGACGTTCTCATTTGTCTGTGCGATAAAGagtaaattcttcctactttcccccctccccccattgcaatgttgttttaaaaagcaagcaaaggcttgcacagtattttgcatcacattaccaacattggtatggggggaagggggaaggaCCAAGATATTTTGTGAGTGCGTGCGTGCaaaatgatgcttaagctagaatttttcccaagagtcttgtccaagattgcagctCCACCTCCGTCACAAGGACAGGTGCACCCTGGGGATCCCGGTCTTGCGACTGGGTGAGCAAACGGAGCACTGGCACCAGGCTGTGAAGTAGCCTCTTCCAGGCTGAAGATTGTTCAAAAGGCTTCTGCTGTTTTTGATATCTTTTAATACTTAGCTTCTTATAACCTTCATTGATTAATGGATAACTTGGAACCAAAACCTAGACATCATTTGTTCCGATTGGGAACAATCAATGTCCGCACCTGCAAGTGTGAGAGTAACTTAGCAGACTGTGTGACACAATTTGAGAACTTAGAGCAAGATATAATGTGTATGCAGGAGACCCGGACGAGTGGCGAGGGCGAGATACGTTTCGATGACCCTGTGCTGAACGGTTGGCATGTTCTATACAATGGCATGAGTATAGCACGTGCAGGAGTAGCCATCGTCATGGCACCACATATCTGACTCATGGATATTGATCATATAATGGAAGGCAGGATGACTATGGTGAGAGTTAAGGCGAATGGGGTGAAGTTGGTGATATACTCCTGCTATTGTCCTACTGAAGAACATAGTACCTCCTCGAAGGAAACCTTTTACCGTACACTACACACAGCCATTCAGAAGACGAGGAAGGAACATCCTTCGTATAAGATCATTGCAGCTGGAGATTTCAATGCAACCATTGGCCAGGACTGTAAACACGAGGCATGGAACACGTTCTAAAACCAACGGGGATATTCTAAAACGTTAATATTTGGCAAATATTGATAGTTCCGATTAAAATGTGCCAAGAAAACTGGGAATTTTGGCACAAAGTAGCTTATTTAAGGTTTAAAGTTGCTAAGCCCGGATTGCCAAGcttggatttgaaaaaaaaaaggctccaTGTACGGTTTTTTTGCCAACCTTCCACTCAGTTAAGTGTggcaaaaataccaaaaaagaATGCCGGAATTGCCGGTCCTGTGGAGGTGCACTGAAAGATGGAAAATTGtgcttaaattttttttttctaaaaggGCTTGGCAAGAATTTCAGAGGTTTCTTTTATCTATTGCCAGAAACATAAATTTATGTCAAGAATGAGAAGAACggttcaaaatttttccaaattgaagaaggtggattgatttttttgtctaAGAAAGGCAAATGAGTGTTGCACGATTTACTTAACATTCAAATCTGTTTGACGACATCATCATAACCTCTAAGTTTAAAATCAGTCCAATGCAATGCAAAATGACGACGGGAATTTCCAACGTCAAAGCTGTGGGGTTGATACAAAATGACcacggaaatttccaacgtctAAACTATAGGGTGATACAAAATGATCACGGAAATTTCCAAAGTCAAATTTGCGAGAGGCACGACCATGGAAATCTCCAACATCAAAATTAAAGGTTAATCCAAAAtgaccatggaaatttccaacgtcaaACACAAACGACCATGGAAATCTTTGAGATCAAATTTGCACTTAATTAAAAATGACGATGGAAATTTCCAGCGTCAAAATTTCGCGCATGACCATACCCGAAATCGCCTCGGAAATTtacaaagtcttttttttttcgaaaatgttgaatgcctAATTGCGCacttcataagatcagctattCCAAGTTCTAActctatttcttgaaaatatcttttcttttatatttaatCTTAAACTTCCAACAAAATAGTCGCCTCTTGAAGATGATCTTGTCTTGTTTACAGTTCAGTTTTGCAAATTATCAAAAGCTGTCAATGTAGGCTTGTGTGGTTATTAACAGCTGAAATTCAGTCTTCGTTCAATGTCAAAAAACTGATTGTCAGCCAAAAGTAGCTCtaataaagtttctttcatttcatattcTGTTACAGATTGAATTGGTGATTTGATACTGGTCGATGCAAAGCACGAATGTAGCGTTATTAGTGTATGCCGTTTGCAGCAAATAGAACTATTTGCAGATTTCAATGGGACTACCGATATTCATATTTGTTCGCTCGGTTTTACTTGTGCTATAGTTTGTGGCTAACGACAGAGAGCACAATTATTTTTGTcataaaaaactttttttcctcagTATTGACATATTTCTCTGTTGGTTTGCAACGACTGGAGGGACTAACCGTAGCTTAATTCTATTTGTCATAATACTGTACATAAAAATGACATTTCAATTAAAACAAGAGTGAGTAATTATTTAACGTCTTTCTGGggaaaaaaaggttgaaaacgTTCCACGAGCAGCCCATAAACGAGGTTCATATGGTTTCTTTTACAGGTCTATATAGTGAATTGTTTTCAAGCTTAGAATCTGAGTGTGTGAAATATCTCGTTTTTAGTCCGTGGGAGTTAAGTTCGTCCTTAGTCAATAAAGTTGAAGATCTTCGCTTCAGGTAGTCTTGTtttacttttgccaaaaatgacGTTGGAAAAATCCGCCGTCATTTTGCTTGATATTCTGTAAAAAATGACGTTGCAAATTTCCGCTGTCATTTTGCCTCATCTTCTGTGAAAAATGACATTGGAAAATTCTGCCGTCATTTTGCTTGATCTTCTTTaaaaatgacgttggaaatttccgtCGCCATTTTCTCTGATCTTCTATGAGAAAAGACGTTGGAAATTTCTTGTTATTTGGCGTGACTGTTTAGTcaaaaatttgacaaaatttgaTAAATATTGCAAATTGATAAATGTTCCGAagaaaagttcttttttctttcgaaatatTGCAAACTGGATAAATCATTTGGTAGAAAAGTGGAGATTCATCAACAATATTTATGGTGTTGTGCCAAAACAGCAcagattttgaaaaaatgaccgcaaaacatatcatttttaccAGAATTAGACGGTTTTAGAATACGACAAAGTGTTTTAGAACGTGTTATGGAGAGGAGTCGGTCCCTACCACGACGAAGATCCTACCAGTTTTAACGGAACAAAACTCCTTGAGACCGCTGAGTGTAACAAGCTTTACATCCTAAATACTATGTTTGCAACAAGATCGAACGAACATTATATT encodes:
- the LOC137996257 gene encoding uncharacterized protein, translating into MESKEGEKSDMELCGGEEDDAENVEISSEVPATRSVRTRKPNPNNREEVEAEEIHRLRRSLSGYLSRVSTCISQLKTCLSEWGKAEGIRESVKNLEHAWERYNDQYQNYLCKELSVQEFGRVESNYVKVYEDYSRYVKAAEERLSPLAYCTSNKSSKSRVEQPKLSSITSTGSSISRSSKSSRLKELKRSVELNRLKAQQALELANYEAEMEKKKIDIEMQKQKTAKEMVFKAQLEAREIALLVEEEGDAVSCALSLQSETDDKIEFEPPITRSQQTATWVARCHQDTPEDRLNHSELTPQLKKYSEEITSPHSRDPSHIQRKENFIANGDDNGENENCLHEKERMNPCKNPQAILLKVTTLQAMQPVKFSGNAADFPIFRRRIRDNLEDGLLSDAQRIEFLPKFVSGEAYEVVERSVGCSYDDIIATLEERYGQPAAVAAACINMLTTGPKLGNRDFKGLRNFAEELQCASRRLEGEYEHEASTTSNMKMIVARLPDYIINKWADVSYSNREKGQNPKLKDLAQFVKRQAAIKNDPGFAGVSLVASSEVKGNRTKSLKVNNRSFIPEPTRHTSSFATDVKGKTTGRKLLSEGRNSITPANRSCLCCPGSHELSSCLEFQKKDLQSRWDIVKVNRLCHVCLRVGHLRGRCESPKFCPCGSDKRHHKLLHNPPNTRRDNDRLNQASTEEPNAAVTDPHAEVPGDQGPSGIRHTAQYATVTQPGSTKTVLLHVIPVKITSPGGRSVTTYGLLDNASRGTVISGDVAKELGLKGHKEFISVSTLMQQEDEEFEVVEFKLQSASGEGETLNVEEGLVSEKFNVKERCLPEDIDRRSHPHLLDIDVPDVKIKKVSVLIGKDVGEAHEVLEVRKSNRPGSQLQAQRGPLGWVITGTILGSPNYSEVNVHFTSCERKLHEQVENFWKIEGFGAKPSCKPIIEEPVPRRQNHYLSREDIRAVDILEKTTRLTDGHYETGLLWRKDDVELPNNRKEAEKRLQSLKRKFRKDPSLERKYRATMNDYIAEGHARKLTTEEASITGSRTWYLPHFAVTNCNKPNKVRIVFDAAAEHKGTSLNKNLLPGPDYTNSLVGVLLRFREEKVALVGDIKSMFHQVKVRPEDQDSLRFLWWSGSLDETPNEYAMTVHIFGATDSPCSANFALLRTAEDNWKEIDPVTVDTLRDNYYVDDLLKSMPTPERAITLMRELIELCAKGGFNLTKFMSNNREVLAAIPVEKRADPTLDFTLHQLPVDRALGVRWHIESDTFGFKVVNLDKGDTMRGVLSTICSVFDPLNLAAPVMLPAKQIMQDLWRKKIAWDQPLDGKILQRWQQWKNNLPLLAEVKIPRCYFSRTDHEKATLQLHHFCDASEIGYGTCTYLRTVYPDGTVECAFITGKSRNAPIKTVSIPRLELQGALLAARVDFSVRQELNFEFERVVFWTDSMITLNYIYSESRRFQTYVANRVTEIRELTAPEQWRHCPGKLNPADDVSRGLEMKEFQNNERWLNGPSFLWKTENHWPEIKHDEVAVDKLEIKKEVYLIEVETATPLDNLLTRYSRWITLLRSFAWLLKFIKWLKWSSKEKKREPESCQVENHVTQEELERSKREVVSLVQRKAFPHEIRDLKAGRQVKASSHILKLKPVIMNDGVMRVGGRISRAPISSNAMNPMILPKDHHVSRILIRYLHERNGHCGTEQVLFFLREEFWMVKPRVAIKEVLGKCLLCKKLMPRKMNQEMAELPKVRLTPYEPPFTFSGVDYFGPFHVKRGRGRVAEKRWGAIFVCLNSRAVHLEVAKSLDTDDFILVLTRFLNRRGHVRELRSDNGTNFVGADREIRDAVNRIDNDKVGRELMQRGCKWVFHPPGASHMSGVWERLVKTVKRSLKAILGKDLINEEVLQTVFTEAERIANSRPLTRNPFSPDDSEPLTPNHFLNIRPSTNLPPEVFEENERMSRKRWRQAQVLANHYWKRWLREYVPSLQERQKWNQVRRNLRIGDLVLIADDNVPRNQWPLGRVAGVFPGKDGLVRSVEVKAKGSFFKRPVTKICLLEAADDEEGQ